A genomic region of Papaver somniferum cultivar HN1 chromosome 7, ASM357369v1, whole genome shotgun sequence contains the following coding sequences:
- the LOC113293934 gene encoding receptor-like protein 43 gives MVNSTLFNTGVISPFPDKISNLTSLSILELVNGQLGGSLPYLPQLTELDVSRNFDLHLDITKMFKHQWPKLNKLWIENTIVTGSIEHLVSNVPLLVSFDASHCSIQGALPSSLSNLSQLKYLDLGHNSIAGDIPTSISNLKHLYHLNLDNNNIQGPIPYSMCEMTALGVLHLGYNNLTGTIPSCIKKLHNLSKFRIINSSIEGRVSFISLVNELSLAAVDLSSNMNLTVVIDQHSNKHPNSKLKMLRMTSTNLEGSPDFICNLPGLVSLDLSRTNLTGTIPSCLLKLKYLNELHLANNKLSGSIPFSIYPTQSDGGILDLSDNKLTGSIRTNIRRGSTLASLNLGNNNLTGIVPKVLEFAKKLQILLLNDNHLEGTINFISGLHSLEYLNLANNNFEGYIPTKLGNLSGLTISNSCFSFFDVGNNQLSLLVKGNLVQLKRFYDYSSVVDLSCNALDGNIPKEIVLVKALSSLNLSHNHFSDDIPENIGDLSALESLDLSSNRLSGNIPQSLTTVDTLGVLNFSYNNLSGTIPRGTHFDTLCLDGLAFIGNDLLCGFPTENFCKGDHNINTTTANTSNKVDENDQDDFEDKLLLYAIIALGFGVGFWGLFLVLLLKKEKWWFPYWRIVNHIAITVTDYIQYQ, from the exons ATGGTGAATAGCACCCTTTTTAATACCGGAGTGATTTCTCCATTCCCGGACAAAATTTCTAATTTAACTTCACTCTCTATTCTTGAGTTAGTTAATGGTCAACTAGGTGGTTCACTTCCTTATCTTCCTCAACTCACGGAGCTTGATGTTAGTAGAAACTTTGATCTCCATCTTGATATAACTAAGATGTTCAAACATCAATGGCCTAAACTAAACAAACTTTGGATAGAGAACACTATAGTTACCGGATCAATTGAGCACTTGGTTTCAAACGTGCCGTTATTGGTTAGTTTTGATGCTTCACACTGTTCAATTCAAGGAGCTTTACCTTCTTCATTATCCAATCTTTCTCAACTGAAGTATCTTGATCTCGGTCACAATTCCATAGCAGGTGATATTCCTACCTCGATCTCCAATCTAAAACACTTGTACCATCTTAACTTGGATAATAATAATATCCAAGGTCCAATACCATATTCTATGTGCGAGATGACCGCCCTTGGAGTACTTCATTTAGGTTATAATAATCTAACAGGAACTATACCAAGTTGCATAAAAAAACTCCATAATCTTAGTAAGTTTAGGATTATAAACAGCTCCATTGAAGGCCGCGTTTCTTTTATCTCATTGGTTAATGAATTAAGCTTAGCTGCTGTAGATTTGagttcgaacatgaacctaaccGTAGTTATAGATCAACACTCAAACAAGCATCCAAATAGTAAACTAAAGATGTTAAGGATGACCTCAACCAATCTCGAAGGATCTCCTGATTTCATTTGTAACTTGCCTGGTCTTGTATCACTTGATTTGTCTCGTACGAACCTAACGGGAACCATCCCTTCTTGTCTCCTCAAACTCAAATATCTCAATGAATTGCATTTAGCAAACAACAAGCTTTCCG GGTCGATCCCATTTTCTATATATCCCACACAATCTGATGGTGGTATTCTTGATCTGTCTGACAACAAACTAACCGGGAGTATACGTACTAATATAAGGCGTGGGAGTACTCTTGCTTCTCTAAACCTTGGAAACAACAACCTCACTGGGATAGTTCCAAAAGTGCTGGAATTTGCAAAAAAACTGCAGATTCTCTTATTGAATGATAACCATCTGGAGGGTACTATCAATTTCATCAGCGGACTTCACAGCTTAGAATATCTCAACTTAGCTAATAACAACTTTGAAG GTTATATTCCTACAAAATTAGGAAACTTGAGTGGATTAACAATAAGCAATTCTTGTTTTTCGTTCTTCGATGTTGGAAATAATCAACTGTCATTGCTTGTCAAAGGGAACTTGGTACAGCTTAAGAGATTCTACGACTATAGCTCTGTGGTCGATCTATCATGCAACGCTCTTGACGGAAACATTCCAAAAGAGATTGTTTTGGTGAAAGCATTGTCTTCACTTAACTTGTCCCATAATCATTTCTCAGATGATATCCCAGAAAACATTGGAGACTTGTCTGCCCTAGAGTCTTTGGATTTAAGTTCTAATAGATTGTCCGGAAATATTCCACAATCTTTGACAACAGTTGATACTCTTGGGGTTTTGAACTTTTCTTATAATAATTTGAGTGGCACGATTCCAAGAGGAACTCACTTTGATACACTGTGTTTGGATGGTTTGGCTTTCATAGGGAACGATCTATTGTGTGGTTTTCCTACAGAAAATTTTTGCAAGGGTGATCATAATATAAATACAACTACTGCTAACACTTCAAATAAAGTTGATGAAAATGATCAAGATGATTTTGAGGATAAGTTATTGCTGTATGCTATTATTGCATTGGGATTTGGTGTTGGATTTTGGGGTCTGTTTCTTGTTTTACTCCTGAAGAAAGAGAAATGGTGGTTTCCGTATTGGAGGATTGTTAATCATATTGCTATTACGGTAACAGATTATATTCAGTATCAGTGA